From Rutidosis leptorrhynchoides isolate AG116_Rl617_1_P2 chromosome 3, CSIRO_AGI_Rlap_v1, whole genome shotgun sequence, a single genomic window includes:
- the LOC139901521 gene encoding uncharacterized protein, translating to MIQIWHSGHVRKAEVLEEWECEPITFPAFWKVCPTDLPLTITATIGHCRVSRIYIDTGSAVDVIYEHCFLQMPRDVRDKVKPSLHPVAGFTGETTWPLGRVSINVTLGDDHRFRTVQLTFMVVHSQSKYNALQLCFRIALQFVLKFASRFSRRHRCLLLARVRHDESTEGDSGTPFERKSKHNTGTSEKERLAHERIAFLCNELEKLVDANILREVRYQTWVANSVLVKKANGTWHMCANFKDINKACPKDNYQLPENDWNV from the exons ATGATACAAATATGGCACTCGGGTCACGTTAGGAAAGCCGAAGTGTTGGAAGAATGGGAATGTGAACCAATCACGTTCCCAGCATTCTGGAAAGTTTGTCCAACAGATTTACCTTTAACAATCACTGCTACCATTGGACACTGTCGCGTATCGCGTATCTACATCGATACAGGTAGCGCTGTTGACGTTATATACGAACATTGTTTTTTGCAGATGCCACGGGACGTAAGGGATAAGGTTAAACCATCGTTACACCCCGTCGCAGGCTTTACAGGTGAAACGACTTGGCCCCTGGGACGTGTAAGTATCAACGTGACGTTAGGAGATGATCATCGGTTTCGCACCGTACAATTGACGTTTATGGTGGTTCATAGTCAATCCAAGTATAAT GCGTTGCAACTTTGTTTTCGGATCGCGCTCCAGTTTGTGCTGAAGTTTGCCAGCCGGTTCTCCAGACGGCACCG ATGTCTTCTCTTGGCAAGAGTCAGACATGACGAGAGTACCGAGGGAGATAGCGGAACACCGTTTGAACGCAAATCCAAACATAACACTGGTACATCAGAAAAAGAGAGGCTGGCGCATGAACGCATTGCGTTTCTATGCAACGAGCTAGAGAAACTTGTTGACGCAAACATCTTGAGGGAGGTCCGTTACCAAACATGGGTAGCAAACTCAGTTCTAGTCAAGAAAGCTAACGGAACGTGGCACATGTGTGCTAACTTCAAAGACATCAATAAAGCATGCCCAAAGGACAATTATCAGTTGCCAGAAAATGATTGGAATGTCTAG
- the LOC139901522 gene encoding uncharacterized protein has translation MANKFDSFSITHFAKDVWIEVVEQKSTDMVAAPVNEVNTWMNPIINYLKDGTLPIDGVAAKKILMKAPMYIICDNVLYKKSFLGLLLRCVGPQEAETVIREVHEGTCGMHSQFRTVVGKIMRMDGRHLVVAVDFFTKWVEAKPLRSITRKQIVNFVWEEIVCHFGVPNKIISDNGKQFAHDLFRAWCDRLNIKQSFSSVAHPQANGQVEVTTGTLSPTSKLGWVRTVKAGFTNCQWFCGCFALPLR, from the exons ATGGCCAACAAGTTTGATTCTTTTTCAATCAC CCACTTTGCTAAGGATGTATGGATTGAAGTTGTTGAACAAAAATCTACTGATATG GTGGCAGCGCCAGTGAATGAGGTGAACACTTGGATGAATCCAATTATCAATTATCTCAAAGATGGCACGTTACCCATCGACGGCGTAGCAGCCAAGAAGATACTCATGAAAGCACCCATGTACATCATATGTGATAATGTACTTTACAAAAAGTCCTTTTTAGGTCTGCTACTTCGTTGCGTTGGTCCTCAAGAGGCTGAAACCGTAATCAGGGAAGTACATGAAGGAACATGCGGGATGCATTCACAGTTCCGTACCGTTGTGGGAAAAATTATGCGTATGG ATGGGCGTCACCTTGTCGTAGCAGTTGATTTCTTCACCAAATGGGTGGAGGCAAAACCCTTGAGAAGCATTACCCGTAAGCAAATTGTTAATTTTGTATGGGAGGAGATCGTGTGCCATTTCGGTGTACCAAATAAAATTATCAGTGACAACGGGAAACAATTTGCACATGATCTGTTTCGAGCTTGGTGTGACAGGTTAAACATTAAACAAAGCTTCAGTTCTGTTGCTCACCCGCAAGCAAATGGGCAAGTTGAAGTCACTACAGGGACATTGTCTCCGacatcaaagctaggttgggtacGGACCGTAAAGGCTGGGTTTACGAATTGCCAATGGTTTTGTGGGTGTTTCGCACTACCCCTAAGGTAA